One genomic window of Nitrosomonas sp. Is35 includes the following:
- a CDS encoding M23 family metallopeptidase has protein sequence MFGIVTAFGIAPNSPSFEEIQVEEVVLDISIPEAIAETQANQTFWRQENIRRGDTIAAILNRLDVSNQDSTDFLQAARGSRAMRQLKPGQTVYAQTTADGELLTLRYFFGNEELFLMEKTDDAFKMTEQSVELDTRVHMKSGEINSSLFAATDNAGIPNNIAMQLTEIFASEIDFYRDLRQGDRFTVVYETFANDNGKRAKTGRVLAAEFVNKGKSHQAIYFKASNGADGYYTPAGESLRKAFLLSPLTFSRVSSGFTNARFHPILKEWRAHRGIDYAAPTGTPVKATASGIVAFSGSQKGYGNLVVLKHNGKYETAYGHLSRFASGMSKGKRISQGDVIGYVGSTGMATGPHLHYELRIDGVQRDPTNVVLPSAPPIAKRDLNTFQKETHALVARLNIMRNIHLAVLE, from the coding sequence TTGTTCGGTATAGTCACTGCATTCGGTATTGCACCTAATTCCCCCTCATTTGAAGAGATTCAAGTCGAAGAAGTCGTTCTGGATATATCCATTCCAGAGGCTATTGCTGAGACTCAAGCGAATCAAACCTTCTGGCGCCAGGAAAATATCCGCCGGGGTGATACGATTGCAGCGATATTGAACCGCTTGGACGTGAGTAATCAGGATTCAACGGATTTTCTGCAGGCTGCGCGTGGAAGCCGCGCGATGCGTCAATTGAAACCGGGACAAACCGTTTATGCGCAAACGACGGCAGACGGCGAGTTGTTAACGTTGCGCTATTTCTTCGGTAACGAAGAGCTGTTTTTGATGGAAAAAACAGATGATGCATTCAAAATGACCGAACAATCGGTCGAGCTGGATACGCGGGTTCATATGAAGTCCGGCGAAATTAACAGCTCACTGTTTGCGGCAACCGATAATGCAGGCATACCCAATAACATCGCGATGCAATTGACTGAAATTTTTGCATCGGAAATCGATTTTTACCGTGATTTACGCCAAGGCGACCGTTTTACCGTCGTCTATGAAACATTCGCCAATGACAATGGCAAGCGCGCCAAAACCGGCCGTGTTTTAGCGGCTGAGTTTGTCAATAAAGGCAAATCGCATCAAGCGATATACTTTAAAGCATCCAATGGCGCGGACGGATATTACACTCCGGCAGGGGAAAGTTTACGTAAAGCATTCCTGCTTTCGCCGCTTACTTTTTCGCGCGTCAGTTCCGGTTTTACCAATGCGCGTTTTCATCCCATTCTGAAAGAATGGCGCGCCCATAGAGGCATAGATTATGCCGCGCCGACCGGTACGCCGGTTAAAGCGACAGCCAGCGGGATCGTGGCGTTTTCTGGTTCGCAAAAAGGATACGGCAATTTGGTTGTGCTGAAACATAACGGTAAATACGAAACCGCGTATGGCCATTTATCACGATTTGCCAGTGGGATGAGTAAAGGTAAGCGTATCAGCCAGGGAGACGTGATCGGTTACGTCGGTTCGACCGGCATGGCGACCGGCCCGCACTTGCACTACGAATTGCGCATCGACGGTGTGCAGCGCGATCCAACCAACGTGGTGCTGCCATCGGCCCCGCCGATTGCAAAACGGGATTTGAATACTTTCCAGAAGGAAACCCATGCGCTGGTTGCACGTTTGAACATCATGCGTAATATTCATCTCGCTGTATTGGAATAA